TGAACGGCGTTGAGAAGTGGACTGTTGACAGGTCAAACACCCCTGAAAGTCAATATCCGACCACATCTATTCGTGAACGTAGTGAAACCCAACTTTACGCTGTCAGCCCCGCGGAACCTTCAAATCAAAAGCGTTGGGTTTCACTCGGTCTCTGATGGGTGTGGTGTATCTGGAACAAGTTGTGTTTTCTATGATTTTCGGGTTTTTAGTGGCATCCGTTCAACCCAACCTACGGGACGATACTTGGGTATTTCTGCGGATTTCTTCGCGTACACCGCAGAATTGCCCTACTACAAACGGTCAGGTTCGTAGTAGTGCGATTCATCGCACGTTCCGACATTACCGAATTAATAAATTAATCCTCATCCAACCGCACCGCAATAGTAAATGGATTCATCCGGCAACGCAAACGTCCACTCAGACCCTTTTTTAATTCGGGAGTGCCACCTTGAAGAAGCAGAAGCACTTCTTGCATTATGGCAGGCTGCTGGAACATCTCCGAGCGTCACAGATACCACTACAGATATCCAAAGTGTGATAGAAGGTCCCGCATCGGTGTTAGTAGCAGAGGTCAATAAACGACTTGTCGGTTCCTTAATCGCCACTTTTGATGGGTGGAGAGGGAACATGTATCGCATAGCGGTTCATCCTGACTATCGACGGCGTGGTATTGGGCGAGCATTGGTTGCGGAAGGCGAAAAACGTTTAGCAAAACTCGGTGTCAAACGCATCACAGCACTCGTGGAAGAGAAGTATCCGTGGGCTGTCGCGTTCTGGTCAAGTGTCGGGTATGAGATAGAACCTGGAATCGTGAGGTTTTTCCGCAATCCTT
This region of Candidatus Poribacteria bacterium genomic DNA includes:
- a CDS encoding GNAT family N-acetyltransferase, which gives rise to MDSSGNANVHSDPFLIRECHLEEAEALLALWQAAGTSPSVTDTTTDIQSVIEGPASVLVAEVNKRLVGSLIATFDGWRGNMYRIAVHPDYRRRGIGRALVAEGEKRLAKLGVKRITALVEEKYPWAVAFWSSVGYEIEPGIVRFFRNP